In Oncorhynchus mykiss isolate Arlee chromosome 19, USDA_OmykA_1.1, whole genome shotgun sequence, the sequence CCTATAGTTAGGGTAATTTTTGCAAATTAGCAACTATGATATCGATTTGATGAAGGCTGTATACGCCTCCCATTCCATATGGGTCTGAATTTATATTCCAGCCAGACATTCACCGCCGTAAGGGCTGCCTTGGTTAGGCCTATCGTACAGCATTCGGGCATTGTCTATTCATTTCTTTAATTGGTTAGTTTAACATTTTAATACTGTGCGTAACTCGTGTCTCTGAAGTTCCTGGTCTGTTTATTTCCCAGTGAAGTAATATTACACTACTACCGCGGCGGTTCATCATGCCGCGGTGACGCGCCTTCCACTTAAATAAATGGCATAAAATGTCTCGAATCTGGCCAAGGTCAGTCAGTGTCAATCCACAGCGTTTAGCTAACAAAACATAACTATTATGGCTATTAGACGGTATCCAGTCTTAATTATTTGGACACCAATTATTTACAAACCCAACTGGGAACATTGAATTAGACCTAAGTCTGAAATGTAGTCATTTTAAAACGAAGACACAGTGCTCCAGATGATTTTGAAGCACTAATGCAACGCATATCGCCATAGCCTATAAGAAAGACAAACACGAGTACATTGTTTAAAATTGCATCAACTTTACCCATAAATGACATCAACTTTATCATAGCCTAACAAACTTTACGCAAAGCAACCTTTCTAAAATGCATAATTGagcgcaggtacacacacacacacacacacacacacacacacacacacacacatacacaccttgaTATGATAGTCCTGCATTACTCAAAGCACTGTGAACAGTCAATCGTGAATAAGTAGTTTTACAAGCAGAGAGGTTGGGTAGATTTCAATTCCAAACTCTCTCAATCCATGCAAATATATATGTTCCCTCACTGAATCTTATTCGTAGCAGTATGCCTAGCCTATATCTTTGTTTAAATGTAGGCTAATATATTGCACTGTATCCTATTGTGAAACACATAATAAGTGCTACCTACATTTTTAAAAGGTTGCGGGTAGGGTTATGTATTGTTTGAAGGTGTATTTTGTTAAATCCACAAGGCCAGAATAACGATGTTGACGCGAGGCGTAGATGGCAGTAtagtctgcagtgtgtgtgtaaacgcagccattttCCGGTTAATGTTTTTGCGTGCAGCATTCCCAAATGGATTTATGGTCTCTATTAACGGTTTTAAATGTTTATCACCGACAAAACAGAACAGTCGCCTCCTGCTCGCGGGGATAAATGGAGTGTTAGCCGAGTCCCCTACAATGACACGCATGCCCCCAGCCACTTGGGaggtctgcctctcctcctctcgcctcACTTGATCTCATAGTGCCGCGCGCCACAGGCGAATAGAGGATGCAGTATGAGTCAGGGTGTTCAGAACAATATTTTGGGATAGTAATTTGCCTAATACACATTGTGTATATAGCAATGGGTGTAGCATATCGTGTATATAAAGAGAACCCACATGAAAACACACATTTTTTATATTTCTACCCTACGTTGCACATCATTTAGATCACCCCTCTTCAATTATATTTGCTATTTCATTGTCTATAGACtttttcaactgtcaaaacaataaCACGTTCTATGTCCACTTCCGCCCCGCCTCAAGAATACGTTAAAAATGGCTATAGTAGTCTATTGAATGCCAACGTTGTTCATTTTGTGTAAATCGAAAAATCTGCACCATCAACATATAGTCTATAGCTAGCACACACACATGGGCCTGTGTTACCGCATGAATTTCAGTAACCATACATATTCTGATTTGTCTTTTGAATTTGTATTATAATCATCACGCATATAACGATAATGACAATGCATTGTTATTCTGATTATTCTGAATATTCGGGTTATTATTATGATGGTGATTATTATTAGGCTATTAGTATTACAGTGTTATAACGCGTCAAAGTGGTACTTCCGAGTAGCCTACTTAGCAttataataacaaggtaacagaGCGGCTTACAACGAGCAAACAAGCGCACAACGCTCCACATGGTAGCCAATGCAATAACTATGGAGTTACATCGTCTTAGTCAACTTTGACTGACTTCCATCAACACCGTTACTGAAAACTGTGCATCACATGTAAGCAAGACAGGAAATAGCCTCTATAACAAAAATAAAAGATAAATATCACAATTAATTAAAGTGTCCCTTGAAATGTATTCAAAACAAATGAAGGAATCCGCGTAGTTTAGGCTACTTACCATGGATTAGATAAGGTTCGTTATATCCACGACCTCTAATAGGAAGAAATACCATCAGTGTTCCAACAGCTCGTGTCGATTCCTCATCCCCTGATAATGTCCTCCCTCGGCTATACAGAGACCCCGAGCGGTTCCTTTCATGCCGAGCACTCATGGCTTTTCGACAAGACAATATAGCCTCTGTCCTGGGAGCCGGCGCACCGACCTGTGCCTGGAGAAGGTTTTTGAGGACGATTTGGATGGAGAGGGAGTTTTTTTTGTGAGAAACTCAATCTCACATACAGTAGCAGGCCCCATCTGGGAACTGTCACAACTGACAGCAACACAGGGCACAGGCCTGATCTTCCGCACAACATTGCGCGTAAAAGTAGGCAAATAAGAGGTTTTGCATAAAGGTCAATTGTTGTCAGGTCCGTTGTCTGTTTTTGGGGATATATTTTACGTATTATTTGCAATGGTTGGAGATGGCACACAGTTAAGCGTCGCGGAATATTCTGGTCACACAAGTCCAGAGATGCTTCTGGACTCGAACTGGTTTCACGATCTCTAAAAAGTTACCATCATCTTTTTGCGCGGCAAACGTGAAGCAAAAACAAGCATTCTGCAATGTTGTTTCACACTGAAGGATGcaaatatttgtttgtttgtacATTAGTTGTTGCATATAGGCCATGATTTTACTCATCCATTGAATTATCATGGTAAATAAAGTCATTCTCTTGACCTAGTAATATTTCCACTTGCAGCCTCGACATGCATCCTTCATCTTGCCTAAATTTGATATATTTATAGAAACAGCGATGCATTGTTGAAAGTCAATTTGTAGTGCCAGTTGATGCTTTTGAAAACACTGACAACCCGTGCCACTCAGTCTTATGGAACTGAACTTGAGACATGAACATGATTTCATCTAACGTCTAacactgggcaaaaactgtttGATTCCACGTTATTTGTCATTTCAAccaccccaatttttttttttatgaagttgaatCCGGTGGAAAACTGTTTGGAaatgaaaaaagtaatcaacatcTGGGATTTTCgtattttttttcacccaacttgtAACCTAAATGACctggtgacattttttgttgatttcacgttggaTTCACGTTAATTAACAACTCAAACAGATGTAAATCAAAGatagacgttgaactgatgtctgtgcccagtgggttgtatTGTCGGAAAATGCTCTTATGTGTTGTGCTGGCATAGTATTCAActtatttgttcagtatattctGTTGGTCTTAATGTGTTTTTTGAATGATCAATAAAGATGTGGCCATATGTTTTTATTTAGTTGTGGCCAAATTCTAGCGTAATAACTCTCATTGTGTGTAAAACAAAAATGTACGCATGAATATGCCACTGTGCCCTGTAGATCAATTCGTTGATTGTGCCCTATCCTCTTAGTAATCACATATTTGTCCCAGCTATATTTAAATATATCCCCACTGCAGCGCAATATCTTATGTTTAAtcaaaaattgcactgttggaataaaacatgttttacaaTGATGCAACGTTTCATAGGCTTTTGTTTTAGTGCTGGGCCATGACAAATCATAGGCCTAGCTCAGTAGATAGTGGGCTcgttcctctgcccaggcctGATCTTACAaagcctggataggtattttagcTATCAGCTAACCACACCATATGTTACTGCAATCTGTCAGTCGGTGATGTGGCACGCAACCACTGATTTACGCATGCAACGTCTGAACAGAGGAAAGCGATCTAGAACTTCATCATAGGAAGATTTTGACTCACGTGGGTTACAtatagtaggccgtcattgtaaataagaattagttcttaactgacttgcctagttaaataaaggttaaataaaataaataaaatacaaaaatatatagtaCATTGGCAGTCTGTTTTGAGTGCACGTTTCGCACTTTTATAGTTTTGCTAAATATATTTCAGTATTGAAATAGTCTAGGCCTGTCTCTCCTTAAAATACAAATACATGCATAACCCTGCATACTGACATACTTCTTTGTCAATTAATTGATGCCATAGTTTTCCTATATGGGTTTGATAGAAAAAATGCATTAAGAATGATCCTGTTTCCAGATTGCGAGTGGAACGCACCGCGTCATTACGTTCAGTGTTGCAGCAGGATAGCTTCGAACCATCTGATCCGACGTCAACATGTCTACCCGCCCTCGTTGAGACTGCAGGGAGAAAAAAACTGGGTAGGAGGGTTTTTATGAAGTAATCGTTCGCAGATGTTTGTAATACCAGGGAAAAATCTTATTCCACACTTAGAGAAGTCTATCATGTTGTAAGTCCAGTCCACAGCCGTTATTAGAGGGAATTAAACAAGAGAACAAAGAACAGTATTGACCCATACACACTCATTTTGATCGTATGCGGTGTGCAATTAAGGAAATTAAACGCTTTGATATTGTAGGCCGAGGCATACCAGCCATCCTGCAAACTATATTATTTTTGTTTAGCACAGAGGATTAATCAAAACGTAGCACATTTGATTGGCACATTGGACCAGGTTATTGCTTCCTACTGTATTTACACCGATTTGAGGATGGTGAGCTCAATCGGCAGATAACAGAGGATGGTGAGCTCAATCGGCTGAAAACAGAGGATGGTGAGCGTAATCGGCTGAAAATGGCAGCCTATAGGTCTATGAGTTGGCCTATGAGTTGTATCCTTCTATAAATAATACAGCAGCAGGTCAGTTTCATCTCTTTATCACGACAGCCAGTTGATACTATTTCGGACGCCATCTTGACACGGACAGACAACAAATTATTCCTAATTATCATACTTCGGACTCGTGAAACAAGCCAATTTCATGTTACAATTATCTAATGCAATCGGATGGACTGTAAATCTTCGGCGTGTCCAATCCTCTTCTGATTTACGTTGCTGTAGATGTCACTTTAATTGCATAGCTTCTCGTGAAGAATCCTTTGGTCTGTTGTAGCCTATTTGAGGTCTGTTTACTCACCAACCATGCATTCAAAGGGCAAGTAACGATTATTCTTAGGGCAGTTTAAATCCAGTCTACTCTCTAATAAATATTTACCAAGCTGTGATGCATTGGGCAAAAGTGTGAAATAGACATGTGaaatacaaaatgttatgttaCAGGCTTTTTATGTTGCAGGCCTAGTCTATAATTGCACAGCTGACACACATTGATAAGTGAAAAGTAGGCTGTAGACgtaatgttttttggggggtttcgTTGTAATGTTTGATTAGTAACGTGCATTTCAAAACAAAATTATCTAACCTATTTATAGAACAATAGGCTATTATTTTCTATCAGAAGTAGGATATTAGTCATATCCAGAATTATTTTATGCAAAGGCTACAGGTTTCATCGTCCGCCCTCAACCCCCAACCCTAAAAAGGCACTTCAGCGCCGCATTTTGATAGGCACGCTATCAATCACACGAACATCCGATAGCTGGGCCCTCTCTCGAGCCTCGACAATCTACCTTCCTCGGACCAACCAGCTTTTAACGTCAAAATCCACATTTTTCCAGGCTCCGCTCTGTCTCGTCCTCTTGTGTTTTGGGCGAGAAGAGTGGAATGCCATAATTAACCAATGGAATTTCAAGCCTATATATGCTATTTCTGCCACAATGTTTACATCTTTAGAAGGGTTGGTCATGGAGCCTAAAGAAAggctatttttttttacttagaCCATCAAATTAGAGTAGCCTATAGCTATTATGCAGTTACTACAACAATATTTAAAATAGAGAATAACTTTATAACATGGAAAATGGAGTCACTAGCAGCAATAAATAAtacacattgttaatgttgaGTATATAACAATTGTGGTCAACTCGGTGGTCTCAATGTTGAGTAATTATTCCACTATACTATCCTATTAGTAGGCCTACAATTATTATAGTCAAGATAGTGCAGCCTAGTAGTGTGCGCCTAGTCTATTTGTTTATTTAATCCTGGTGATattgaataacaacaacaacgatACTAGGGCTGTTAATGAGGAATTAGCATGTAATAGCAATCCTCTAAATGATAGGGCTAATAATAGCTGTCTGTAACAACAGCCTACTAATAATACAATACGTCATAATACTCGTCATGATAATAATAAGATGCCTATAATCAAGGAGGAAAATGACAACAATGAGCTGTGTTGCATGTTGTTGAAGCATGGATACATTTCCTGGTGATTCTGTTGAATTGGTCATAGCCTCCATGAACATACGTTTGACGTAAACAATACTATGATTTACCCTTATGGCAGCTTATTGCTGACCGAAAAGACCACAAAGTAATTATTCGTCTGGCGCACTACACATGAATCTTCTGTCCACCCAAATAGACATTTAGTTCCATTGTAAGCTGTTTCTTAAGACTATATTTATCTCCTACACGATCACCTATGTCAGAACCCGCATGTTCTAATAGGCTACAAACACGACACAGACAGTTTCTCCTGTGCTTGGGAATGTTTCTGTTTCTACTTGAGGAGCTGTTGTGGATGTATCGCGTGAGTGCTGTTTGACAGGACTCGGGAAGGGAATATTATCGAGGCCTTGGCTTCCTCTAATCAAATGCATGATTTCATTTTTACTATAGCTATACAATACTTTTATTTCTATTCGAGGGAAAAAGTTACTTGTCTACTAAGACGAAAATGTTTTTTTGAAAAATATGTCATACCTTGCAAGCGATATTTTACATTGAATGAGTTTGGTATAGAATAAACCCTTTCAAGTCTGCCTCGCATTTTCACTTTAATTATGCAACAAGGTGGTTGactttgttttttaaaaaaaacagtgGTTTATTGAATTAATTACATTGTTTACATCTGAAATATGATTTAAATTCCCCGTCTCTGGACGGAAGTGCAATTGAGTGGACTAAACAGTTGTTTAAAACACTATCACATACTGAATACGACCACAAAAATGACAACATAACACTTcattacttttttttttcaaataaaacatttgctTGAACTGCATCCACGACATCAGCCAAACACCATTGGTATTTATATccaaagagagatggagatagaaagagagatagggataGATTGAGAATGACTTCACATACACCATAGTGTCCAATATTTCTGTTTGGTTTACTCTTGGGACAACAACAAACATCCAACCAACAACATCAGACAATGACACAGTCCCTTACCAAAGGGTGTTGTATCTTCTCCTCTTAAaaatggaatgttttttttttcttcaaatatcCACTCTCCGTAGCGGCAATTGCACATAAATATTCCATTAAATAACGTGAGAGTACAAATACAAGTCTAGAAGAAGACTTTTTCATCATTTCAAGTCTTTTtttgagaggagaagaaggataTTCACTGTTTGAGTTCCAAAGCCCAGACATGCTGCGGCCAACCAGTCCTCCCTTTGGTTTTCTTGTCATTGCTGCTCGCTGTGTTTTTCAAAACGTCATTCTGTTGGAAACAAGGAAAAATCAGATGTATGTTATTGTTGAATAAATTGTTGTTAAATACTACTTTCTTGCCACTTATCACCACTTCTCTCCGGCATTCAAGGCTGTTATTCGGCCTACTGTGGTGTGGGAGCATGAAGTTGTTATTACTAAATTATTAGGAAAAGTATAATATATTAACAGTATTTTATAATGCCGGTTTAGAACAGGTATCATTTAGCAACCTTGTCTCCATAAAAACAGTATTTTGGTCGCTTATGTCAAGATATTATAGGCCTTACGGTTGTAGCCTATTGAGTTTCATAGCATAGGCTACTACAAACCTAGATAATAAGCAAATGTCTGATCTAAAATGTCAAGCCTTGCAGGAGGCTACTCCATGCTTGCATAAGTATGGATAACTGAAATTATGAATTTGTCTTACcacttctttctttctcctctcctcctttgctTCTGTCTTTTTGAAGTCAGCTTTGAAGGCCTCTGCGTCGCCGTTCTGCTCGTCCTTGTCCAGAATGTCCATGAGGTAGGCGATATAACTGGTAGCCAACCGGAGGGTCTTTATTTTGGACAGTTTAGTATCCGCAGGAACATTCGGAATGCAATCCCTGAGCTCCGAGAAGGCGCTGTTGATGCTCTGAGTCCTGCGCCTCTCCTTTCGGTTTGCCGTAGGTCTCCGTTTCACCGGCCGAGGTCCCATCCCGATCCCAGCGACGCCAGCCCCGGGCATACCACCTCCGTAGTGTGCGTGGTCTAACGCCGGGCCCCCGGTGGAGTAGTCGGGGCTGTACGAGGGTGCCATACTGTAGTCTGGGGGAGACATCTCCGGATGGCTTATCAGCCAACCGTGGAAGTAGGGGTTCTCTTCGTGGCAGCGGCTAGCAGCTGCTGCTGCCGCAAAGGAGTAGCCGTCATGATGCATCACCGGATGGTGAGGGAATCCACCAACTAAACTCATGGCGACACAGCAGTGGACCAAAAACTGTGCTACTAACGAACCACGAAACGAATACGCGTTCGCGCTCTCCGATTAATGTCAGGTTCTCCAAAATATTTTAGGGAAATAGGCTATTCTCATAAAAAGTAACTTGGTTCAGTTGGTCATTTGAAAAGCACTGCTATTTATATTTGTCCAATATAGACACCTAAACGAAACTTCAGCAATGCATGAGTTTTTAGGCGTTATTTTTTTCTGTTTTGCTGGTCTATGGTGTGGAATAAAGAAGAATGTTGTCAGCTACTTACACGTATTTCTCTATTTGTCCATTCCCAACGTGAGAAAGTTCCTTATTTTCCATTAAGGAGACAGAGAGTGCATGTTTCGCCTGATGAACTGCGTCCTCAAGCACTTCGGGTCGAGCTTTTCCCCTCCAAACTCTTTATGGATTCCAGACCAAATTCATTGAATAGGGCGTCAGATAACAAAAAAGTTCTAGATCCCAGCTGCTATAGTGTGCACTGCACGCAATACACAGCCTTTCAGTTGAGCACACAACCAGAATTCATCCGTTTGATCTCCATGTCACAGCTTCATCTTTAGAACGACTTGGGTTAATATATGTCGTCAAGACCACTCTGAGCCAATCACGTcttagaggaggagggacataACCTACATTGCTGGGTGTTTACGCTCCTAAATTTCAATGGCCCCTCTTAATAAGCATTGGCAGCCTCGACATATTTTATTAATGACATTAAGATTGTGAAAAATCCATACACCGCCTAATTAGACTATTGAAATTATAAAATCATCAACAAAATTTGAGGTATGGACGTTTTTTGCCTTTAAATGTCAACGTTAGGGGCTGTTGTAGGCTAATTTTAAGAATGATAGGCCTATGATTAGTGGTAGGCTAATACTATTTGTGGTTTGCACGTTTGATTgtactcaacaacaacaaaacatacgtaggccTAAACGCCAAACGCATGATTGATTAGTTTATTCATGAAACTCGTCGTGTCTTGATGTAAAAGTTAGCTTTCAAGGAAATAGGCCTACATGATTTTGTGGGATATGTCACTAGGGTCGATTATTTCGGTCATCAATGCAGCAAGGCATTTATTGTACGCGCATGGAAAGGCGATTCGATATTGTTAAACAGGAATAATTATTCACAGTAGCCTATGGTTTTCACATCTGACACTTTGTCATATTCATATTAAAAGCATACATTTTATCTGTCTCAATTAGGCCAAGTCCCTTATCAATAAACCAAGCACATTATTGGCCTATTGGTCACAGTCCATGTTACTCGTGCAGAACAATTATTAACTCCATTGCATGATCCTACATTGTGTCACGTAAACAACAAAATGATGCGAATAGCAAACAACATAATAATTTAATATTTAATCTGTGTAGAAATAAATAATACACTTCTTCGACATGTATTGGCATTAACTGACATGCATTATTGCTCGATTTGCGATCATTACACACTTGGCTAAACGTCCATCAATTCGATAGCAAACTATGCGTAAAGTCATTTTGAGAGTAAAATGAGAGGCAAAAAGTAATGGAATCATGTTGGCCCATTTTCACAAtgtatcaaatatatatatattttaaatacaaCATATGATATGCACAGCTTTGATATTTATTTCGTTTTTGTTGTATAATATATTTCACCCGTTGAAACAACTGACTGGCTTTAGAATGTTGGCTGCGTTTGCTATATTAGCATATAAACACTATATATCTATGTGAAATTAAATTGTAATTCTTCATTACATTGCAAATAAATAATGCCCATTTCATTATAGCATTATTTTGGGGCAAATGTGAATATAATAGAGAGATTAACCTTAGGTTCTACTCTTCGTAGGACCTTCCTCCAGTACTGTAATAGGCCAATACATAAACCGATAGGCTTGAATGACCAGGGAGAATCCAGCCGATGACGCAATTTAAAGCAAAGTAGGCCTGTTTCGCACAGATTGCTGataaggtaaacaattaatttaaaTACTCAACTAATTTTGTTTCAGGGCtcatttgaacctttatttagacTCGAGGTTGTTGATGGTCACGCCCATATTTATTTATGGAAATCTCAATTGGCATAAAACCAAGTGTATCATTGCATGGAATTGCATAAGAAATTGACACGTAGTCGAGGCTATTGGCCTAAAAATGAACAATGCGTATTTTGATACAGTCCGATACTCGGAGAAGGGTGTTCCATCGTTAACGATGCCTTAGTAAATGAAACGGACTAAATTGCACATAGAAACCATTACCTTTGCTATGAGGTAAAAACCCATTTTATTCTGTAGAACAATACTACAGATCATATGGGGGTCAGAATAAACGAGTTGTCATACAAGAGCTGTTTCATTTGGACATTCCTCGGCATATCTTATTCAGCCCACACACCTCAtgttgaacgtgtgtgtgtgtgtgtgtgtgtgtgtgtgtgtgtgtgtgtgtgtgtgtgtgtgtgtgtgtgtgtgtagcctagaTATGTGTGTCAGactagagaaaaggagagagaatgtgtaaaAGAAAAAAATTCCCAAACTCAAAAAGGAAGGCAGAAGGGCCATGATTTATATTTGTTtaagtgttgtatgtgggggtggTGGAGTGTAATTCATCTGGCTGAATGGAAGTTCTTTAAGTCATTTAGATACGTCCAGTCTCCAGTTAATGACACATAATTAGCCTATAGGTCACTTGTTCAGACTCCTGTTGcaaacccctcctctcctctctgatttCCTTTGAAACTGAAACTGAATTTCGTATAAATAAATACAAGTTATGCAGAGCCAAATATTTGAGCGTGAGAGAAGTGCTTGATTAAGGTGATATACATTCGGCGGAACTCAACCGACGATTGGGGATTGTCATTGCGAGTGCTATTTGCGTGACAATTAAATTCAATGAACAAAAACTCTCACTTTTTCCATGCAATTAAGCGAAATAGCCAACAAATGTAGACATCTCCAAATAATACGACGTAAAATAATAATAGTTCTGTATTGCATAATCATGGTAATAATACtatatgtattttatatagccaTTTTCATTACAAAGATAATCTAAAAAAAATCTgtataaacaaacaaaacaaatgtagAAATCTGACAGGTCTTGGTAATAACCCATAACCTTTATAGGACAATATTGAGACGTTATTCGGATATCCTGTACTCATACAGTATGTCAGTTATTTTTGTAGGATGGGCTATAAACCTtgaaaaataaatattatttttttgtgaGAATTTCTTGACATCCCAAAACACAAACAG encodes:
- the LOC110497388 gene encoding heart- and neural crest derivatives-expressed protein 2 — protein: MSLVGGFPHHPVMHHDGYSFAAAAAASRCHEENPYFHGWLISHPEMSPPDYSMAPSYSPDYSTGGPALDHAHYGGGMPGAGVAGIGMGPRPVKRRPTANRKERRRTQSINSAFSELRDCIPNVPADTKLSKIKTLRLATSYIAYLMDILDKDEQNGDAEAFKADFKKTEAKEERRKKEVNDVLKNTASSNDKKTKGRTGWPQHVWALELKQ